A region of Dermochelys coriacea isolate rDerCor1 chromosome 1, rDerCor1.pri.v4, whole genome shotgun sequence DNA encodes the following proteins:
- the RPL18A gene encoding 60S ribosomal protein L18a, whose translation MKASGTLREYKVVGRCLPTPKCPTPPLYRMRIFAPNHVVAKSRFWYFVSQLKKMKKSSGEIVYCGQVFEKSPLRVKNFGIWLRYDSRSGTHNMYREYRDLTTAGAVTQCYRDMGARHRARAHSIQIMKVEEIAASKCRRPAVKQFHDSKIKFPLPHRVLRRQHKPRFTTKRPNTFF comes from the exons ATGAAGGCGTCGGGCACC CTGAGGGAGTACAAAGTTGTTGGGCGATGCCTTCCTACTCCTAAATGTCCGACACCACCTCTCTATCGGATGCGTATCTTTGCTCCTAATCATGTTGTTGCCAAGTCCCGTTTCTGGTACTTTGTGTCTCAGCTGAAGAAGATGAAGAAGTCTTCTGGAGAAATTGTGTACTGTGGACAG GTATTTGAAAAGTCCCCTTTGCGGGTGAAAAACTTTGGTATCTGGCTACGCTATGATTCTCGTAGTGGAACCCACAACATGTACAGGGAATACAGGGACTTGACAACTGCTGGTGCTGTTACACAGTGCT ACCGTGATATGGGTGCCCGCCATCGTGCTCGTGCTCACTCTATTCAGATCATGAAGGTTGAGGAGATTGCTGCTAGCAAGTGCCGTAGACCTGCAGTCAAGCAATTCCAT GATTCGAAAATCAAGTTCCCTCTGCCACACAGAGTTCTGCGTCGTCAGCACAAACCACGTTTCACCACCAAGAGACCAAATACATTCTTCTAA